A portion of the Phyllopteryx taeniolatus isolate TA_2022b chromosome 15, UOR_Ptae_1.2, whole genome shotgun sequence genome contains these proteins:
- the pmchl gene encoding pro-melanin-concentrating hormone, like, which yields MRQSLMCVIFAAALLLHSSCALPVGLAEDSSLEQDSFTSLLSDEVTEKNRDEANLITDDRTRGQRVVVVADPSLWRDLRMLHNGLPVYKRRADDNSQVVKRTNTGQDLSIPILRRDTMRCMVGRVYRPCWEV from the coding sequence ATGAGACAGTCTCTCATGTGCGTCATCTTCGCTGCAGCTCTCTTGCTGCACTCGTCTTGTGCGTTGCCCGTGGGCCTGGCTGAAGACAGCTCCTTGGAGCAGGATTCATTCACCTCCTTACTGAGCGACGaggtgacagaaaaaaaccgcGACGAGGCAAATCTCATCACCGATGACAGAACAAGAGGGCAGCGGGTCGTGGTTGTTGCTGATCCGAGTCTTTGGCGCGACCTTCGAATGCTGCACAATGGACTGCCCGTCTACAAGCGACGAGCTGATGACAACAGTCAGGTCGTCAAACGCACGAACACCGGCCAGGACCTGAGTATCCCCATCCTGAGGCGGGACACCATGCGATGCATGGTGGGACGAGTGTACCGGCCATGCTGGGAAGTCTAG
- the spag8 gene encoding sperm associated antigen 8 isoform X1: MADVNQRDDVPEEQTREQILRYGHKGILTMNTGSQMENITTLKAAFAPPKSPGVRLRGIRSELLERRIAQIIKDKIHAERNPPLPQTDFSTTTQRDFRVEGFVPQATKNNRFHDYKSEQAISYWSENYQRIQGVSAVESPNTPFRKSAQFSTPIGEQREDIDPFI, translated from the exons ATGGCGGACGTAAATCAACGTGATGACGTTCCCGAAGAG CAAACAAGGGAGCAAATCCTGAGGTATGGACACAAGGGAATACTCACCATGAACACGGGGTCTCAAATGGAGAATATCACCACCTTGAAAGCTGCATTTGCCCCTCCAAAGAGTCCAGGGGTGAGACTGCGGG GCATCAGGTCTGAGCTTTTGGAAAGACGAATTGCCCAGATCATCAA AGACAAGATTCACGCAGAACGCAACCCGCCGCTTCCCCAAACTGATTTCTCCACCACAACCCAGAGGGATTTTCGAGTTGAGGGATTTGTACCCcaagcaacaaaaaacaaccgC TTTCATGATTATAAAAGTGAGCAGGCCATCAGCTACTGGAGTGAAAATTACCAGCGGATTCAG gGTGTGAGCGCGGTCGAGAGCCCGAACACACCCTTTCGAAAGTCGGCCCAGTTTTCCACACCCATCGGTGAACAGCGGGAAGACATTGACCCCTTCATTTAG
- the spag8 gene encoding sperm associated antigen 8 isoform X2: protein MADVNQRDDVPEEQTREQILRYGHKGILTMNTGSQMENITTLKAAFAPPKSPGVRLRGIRSELLERRIAQIINFMIIKVSRPSATGVKITSGFRV, encoded by the exons ATGGCGGACGTAAATCAACGTGATGACGTTCCCGAAGAG CAAACAAGGGAGCAAATCCTGAGGTATGGACACAAGGGAATACTCACCATGAACACGGGGTCTCAAATGGAGAATATCACCACCTTGAAAGCTGCATTTGCCCCTCCAAAGAGTCCAGGGGTGAGACTGCGGG GCATCAGGTCTGAGCTTTTGGAAAGACGAATTGCCCAGATCATCAA TTTCATGATTATAAAAGTGAGCAGGCCATCAGCTACTGGAGTGAAAATTACCAGCGGATTCAG gGTGTGA